TCCCATTGAGCAAGGTCCCCACCAAAATAAATTTTAAGTCCGTTCTTCAAGGTAATTATGAATGCCACCCCGAGATCATTTGAGATCAAGGTTTTTATACTCATCTGCCCTTCGTGATATTCAGCATCAGGTTCAACAGACAAAACATCTTCACCTTCAAAATCAGGATACATATCTAAAATATCATCACTGGCAATAATCTTTAAAGAAGCGGCACTGGAACAAGTTTTACGTAAGTTAATATCAAAATGGTCAGAATGACTATGCGAAATAAAAATCGTTATATTCTGACCTGTAATCTCTTTTTCCAAGGCCTGCATATGACTCTTAAATTGCTTTTTTTCAGCAGGAACATCAAAAACGAGAACATCTTCAGAAGTTTTCAATACAAAACAATTATGAAAAATATGAACTATACGAACATCAGGCATTAACTCTTCAACCTTGCTACTGTTCACATTCAGATTCAAAAAAAGCCCGGCTTACAGGAAGATAAACATGGGCATAGGATCTGAGATGCCCTGAAAGAAACTCTGCATAATCACCTGATCCACAAAAAAGATCCACCCTAGTCCCCTTAATGGCTCCACCTGTATCCTGAGCCATCACGAGTTTTGCGAACGATTTAGTGACATCAGATTCTTTTGTAGGAAGATTGGTTGTCAAAGCTGCAACAGCCCCAAGGGGTATCACCTTACGATCAACCGCTATGCTGGACATTGGAGTAAGTGCCCTGTTCATAGATCCGAAGGGTCCCTCGTCATCAAGCCTGAAAAAGACATAACTTGGATTGGTAATAAGAAGTTGATGGACCATGTAGGGATGCTCTTCAAGAAATTTACGAATTTTCTGCATGCTCATCCCTTCTTTAGGCATCAACCCTCTGTTGATAAGAACCTTTCCCAAGGACACATACTTTAAACCATTTTTCCCGGCATACAGAACATGCTTTATGCTGCCGTCAGGGAAGACCAGCCGTCCTGAACCCTGTATCTGGAGAATAAAAACATCTACCAGATCTTTAACCCAGGCTATTTCCAGCCCCTCTCCTTTAAGAACTTTTTCATAATCTATTTTTTCCCGACTGAAGTAAGGCTCAATATGGTCATCAACTACACGGTACAGTAATTTCTG
Above is a genomic segment from Maridesulfovibrio bastinii DSM 16055 containing:
- a CDS encoding MBL fold metallo-hydrolase codes for the protein MPDVRIVHIFHNCFVLKTSEDVLVFDVPAEKKQFKSHMQALEKEITGQNITIFISHSHSDHFDINLRKTCSSAASLKIIASDDILDMYPDFEGEDVLSVEPDAEYHEGQMSIKTLISNDLGVAFIITLKNGLKIYFGGDLAQWDWEEAPEAQRNFAAKFFKDAVSKIAAEGIDIGFSNVDRRLSSLAGAPYFAQHVKPNLFIPMHAFGRTAWLEDIDSRLGIAADKCFIYRKTGDFVIYHQGF
- the mltA gene encoding murein transglycosylase A, with amino-acid sequence MHESREPGKDYVRLPDNKVESLIRRLTEESGPDFNWNDLEAGIKHNIDYLSHKNPDGVAVKYGTFKISWKMLLETNVELLKLLPQLNEHPELLEDSFIWFGLEPRTFMTGYYEPWLEASDKQTPEYPYPLYRVPDDLKTVNLGDFHHRWSGQKLLYRVVDDHIEPYFSREKIDYEKVLKGEGLEIAWVKDLVDVFILQIQGSGRLVFPDGSIKHVLYAGKNGLKYVSLGKVLINRGLMPKEGMSMQKIRKFLEEHPYMVHQLLITNPSYVFFRLDDEGPFGSMNRALTPMSSIAVDRKVIPLGAVAALTTNLPTKESDVTKSFAKLVMAQDTGGAIKGTRVDLFCGSGDYAEFLSGHLRSYAHVYLPVSRAFFESECEQ